Part of the Zingiber officinale cultivar Zhangliang chromosome 6A, Zo_v1.1, whole genome shotgun sequence genome, GGAGCTTCTACATCACAACATCAGCACAGCCAACAAGTTAAGATAGCAGGACTTAGCAAAAGAAATGGACTGCAGCGTAATGAAGATTATCAACAAATTAAGACCAATTCTGAGCAGCGAGCTGGCCATCGATTGAGTTTCAAGATAAAAAGCAAAAGAGCAAAATCAGTGCATCATAAGCACAGAAGCAGGAACAAACAGATTTAAATTCAAAACCATGAtcagatgcaaccagaagggataGCAGGGAAAGCAAACCTCACAGACACCACTGCAACTGACCGACATTGTAGAGATAAGGTTCACTATAGCGTATCAAGCAGTGAAGTACTGAATAGAAAGCAGAATGGAGGATTTGCACAGGACCAAGCTTGTTGGAGATTACCAGACATGCAAGAGCACAACCAGCAGCACCAGAACACATCGACTCTACAGCACCTAGACAAAGCTATTCCTGGGGTCACACCTGCGCAGGGGCCTGTACAAGTAGTATATGATGATCCACAAATTAAGCATAAGGGCAGCATGGTGACAAATCTGAATCCAAAGGCAGTAACAGGAAGGGCCACATCGAGACGATTTCAATCAGTAATGCAAAGGAACCAATTGCGAGTGAGATTCAAAGTTAGTAGCCGTAAACATAAATCAGTATGTAGCAGACTCAGTTCTAGGAAGAAGCAGAATCTGTACAAGGCTTTTGACCTGCATCAAAACTTGGCACAGGAGTTTTTACAGCAATCAGAAATGGTTTCCACTACTCCTCACCTTAGCAGCACGAAGGGAGATTGCATCAGGGGCACAGCAGAGAGGGAGAATTGTGAAACTGCTCACTGTCAGCCCACTGCTCAACACATTGCTTCTACTGGAATTTCAGACACTGGAAAGGGTATTCAGATAGGTGATCACATGCATCTGCAACCTGGACAAGATGGAGAACAGCAAGCACAATATGATCTGCAGCAACCCGATTCACACTGCAGAAAAGAGGATCAGCAGGCACCACAACCTATCCTTCACCATCCAGGCCAAACAAGGAAGCAGATTGAGACTCAGGAATGCACAAACTGCAGGCTGCACTCCAGCAGCTCGCAGTAATCAGACTCAGGAGACTGCTCTTCACCGATGCAAGGTTTCATTGACACAAGTTATGTTGATAGCGGTCCCAGTAATCCAGATTCTAGCACAGCAGTGGAAGAAGGGTCGCAGTAGCAATGGACAGTGCAGACAAGGGCTTGATCAGCTAAACGGCAGATGGCTGCAAACCAAATGCATATTAGAGTAATGAATGGACAAGAGATTGATCTGGTTTCAGCGTTGCCTGCATCTGATTTTCACCAAAGCCTGCATGCGCACAAACCAGTAAGCAGAAAGCAGAATTCTGCAATTACAGAGGGGCTAGGCACAGTTCAGAGAAGGGATACCAGGCAGAGTTACAGCAGATACCCACAGCAAGTTGGACAGTTGAATCATCAGCATAACAGCACACAAACTGTCCAGAGGAAAAATAGATTTCTGCCAAGTAAAAAGCAGGAAACAGCAGGCAACAGGGCTGGTGTTAAGATGTGCAGCAATGAGATTGGGATGGAAGATAGGGTTCAAACTCGAAACCAAGCGGCAAGACGGTCAAGACCGTCTACCTCCACATGAAGATTGCCTCCTGGAATGTGAGGGGCTTTAACCAAGCTCCCAAACAGAAAGAGGTGCAGAGCTTCTTTCTGAGACACAAGCTAGCAGTGATGGGTGTGCTGGAAACAAAACTAACAGAACAGGCTTTTCAAAGAATGAAAACCAGAATGTTTCAAAATCTGGAAATGCAACATTACATAAAGGAGGGCTCCTCTAGAAGTAGAGTATTGGTTATTTGGGACCCTCACCAAGTCACCTTTGGGATAACAAAGTTTGATGAGCAATATTTACATGGACATGTTACCAGTGCAGTGACACAAAAGACATTCCAGATTACATTTGTATATGGGCTGCTAAGTATCAGTAAGCGAAGGAGGCTATGGGAAGGATTAGATGTGCTTGGGGAGAGCATGACCACGCCTTGTATACTCCTTGGAGATTTTAATTCCCCAATCTCAGTGGAAGACAAAGAAGGTGGTATGCCGGTAACTGCTTATCAAATCTCAGATTTTCAAGACTGTGTTCTACATAATGGATTAGAGGACTTACCTCAAGTAGGTTGCAAATACACTTGGTCAAATATGGAGGTCtcttgcaaattagatagaagcATGGTCAATAAGATATGGTTGGAGCAGGATATGAGGGGATTGGCTGACTACTTACCACCGGGTTACATCTCGGATCACACTCCATGCGTGGTCACCATTATGGCAGCTATAGAGCAACCAAAGAAACCCTTCAAATTCTTCAATATGTGGACCACTCATGAAGATTATAATAAGGTGATGGAGGAGCAGTGGGCAAGCATTGGGCTGGGCACATTGCAGGGCACGACACAGTACAGGTTCAAGGTGAAATTGCAACATTTGAAAGCCACTTTTAGGCAGTTTAACAGGCTACATTTTCAGCACATAAAGGAGCGATCACTACGGGCGCAAGAGGAGCTTCAAAGGATGCAGGAAAATGGCTACACTACTGGGATTTTTGAGATTGGGTACCAGCAGGTCCGAAAAAGAGCAGACCAACTCAGCAGGGCAGATTTTCTATACTGTAAACAAAAGGCTAAGTGCAAGTACTTTAGAGAAGTGGACCGGAACACTACCTATTTCCATGCCTTAGTCAAGAGAACAAATCGACGAAGAGAAATTATGGTGATTGAGAAAAGAAATGGTGATATCATAACAAGCTTCGAAGAGATTGCAAACGAATTTGTGGACACCTTTCAAGGGTTGCTTGGCACAAGTCTACAAAGAACACCACTCACCACCGAATGCATAAGTTATGGAAGAACTTTAAATCTGGAGCAGCAGGACAGTTTGATAAGGATGCCAACGGAGGAGGAGATCAAGAAGGCCCTCTTTAGCATAGGTGACCAAAAAGCGCTGGGTCCGGATGGGTATGGATCAAAGTTCTTAAAACACTCATGGGATCTCCTCAAAGGCGAATTGGTGGCTGCAATAATGGAGTTCTTTCGACATGGGAAGCTTCTCAAGCAGTGGAATCACTCACTCATCTCACTAGTCCCAAAGGTGCCACAACCAAGTAGAGTAGCGGATTACCGACCCATCTCATGTTGTATGgtgttttaaaagataatttcGAAGATCTTATCCTCTAGACTTGCTGATGTTGTTGAGCACATATTTCATCCGGCACAAGCTGCATTTGTCAAGGGAAGGAATATCACTGATAATATACATTTGGCACAAGAATTGATGAGAAATTACACAAGCAAGAGGATTTCCCCACGGAGTATCATGAAGGTAGACCTCCAGAAAGCTTTTGACACGGTGCATTGGGATTTTCTTCTGGAGGCATTAGCAGGGTTGCAGTTCCCCTCCACCTACATTGCCTGGATACGTGAGTGCATCACTACCACCAGTTTTTCAGTGTCTATCAATGGAGGCATGCATGGGTACTTTCGAGGAGCTAGAGGATTGAGGCAGGGTGACCCACTATCACCATATCTATTTGGGATCTGTATGGAGTATTTGGCTCGGATGCTTAGTTAGTAGACACGGAGAGCAGACTTTCATTTCCATCCAAAGTGGCATGATCTTCGGATTGCACATCTGGCATATGCGGATGACCTTCTTCTTTTCTCCTGTGGTAACCGATCCTCCACTACTATCCTCATGGGCTGTCTGGAAAACTTTGGGATGATGGCTGGCCTAAGACCGAATCTTAGCAAATCTTGTATCTATATGGCTGGAGTGGAGGACGATGTGAAGCTGGAGTTGCTTACCATCACAGGGTTCCAGGAGGGAACCATGCCTTACAGATACCTTGGGATCCCGTTGGCGTTAGAAAAGTTTAAGATTACAGACTACAGCTCACTGATTGATGCTTTGAGTCGATTGATTAAtgcatggccgaaacttaccctctCTTATGCAGGAAGAGCACAGTTGATCCAGTCTGTCCTGCAGGGGATGGAATGCTACTGGATGTCGATTTTGCCATTACCGATAGGAGTTGTGGAACGTATCTATAGCTTATGTCGGAGCTTCTTTTGGACATCCaagcaccccccccccccccattgcATGGTTAGAGATGTGTAAAGCCAAGGAAGAAGGAGGGTTGGGATTCAAAGATTTGGTTGCTTGGAATACTGCTTTATTAGCTAGAGTGTTATGGCACCTACATGATCAGCAGGATACTCTCTGGATACGTTGGGTTCATCACACATATTTACAGGACACCGACATTTGGCGATGGAGGCCAAAGCATACTGACTCCCCGCTGCTGAAGAAGTTAGCGCAGATACGAGATCATATGGTCACATCAGCTGGTTCCATAGAGGCAACGAGGCAGATCTTGCATGGTTGGTTCAGTCAGCATACTTTGACCCGTCGGGGTATCAGTCAGGCGTATGCTTTTTTCCGTGATACTGGAGCCCGCGTGCCATGGGCAGGGACAGTTTGGAAGAAGCACATTCAGCCCAGCCACAGGTTCACCCTATGGTTACTTGCGCACCGTAGGTTGCCTACCAGGGATCGGTTGGAGTACCTAGGGGAGGCTAATAGGGTTTGTGTTTTTTGTGGCAGTGAGGAGGAGACTCAGGAGCATCTATTTTTTGGATGTCTGCAGATACGACAGCTTTGGGATCGGATTCGAGCCTGGTTATACATGACTCATGAGATGacgactgttggttgctactcggaaaacctagaggttccactgtacaaaaattttgtacaaaggtctgaacctttttcctagctaccatgtgttcttttaaattaaattttggatcgcctgcggaacttaacacgtttgatccaaaacttaatctatttgttcttttaggttttaacttggatctcctgcggaacttaacacgttcgacccaagtctccttaagttattaattccattaaatactaatttccataaaaggttcccagtactgacgtggcgaggcacatggccttcttggatatgggagcaaccaccaccgactagacaaaacctttaatagaaagctaatatttaatttcctaaaataactttaggttaaccaaagagaacaatcaaatcacaaggaaaagaaagaaaacaaaagaacacaacatcgaaaaacatattcgaaatactagatcataagcctcttgtatttggtattatttccataaataactagcatgatgcggaaataaaaattactaattataccttgtagaaaaacctcttgatcttctaccgtattcctcttctaacctcggacgttgtgtgggcaacgatctaccaagatgagaaaccaccaaccaccttcttctcctccaagcaaggttcggccacaaaggaagaactttaccaaagaagaaaatcaaaatactaaccaagctccaagagatgctaactttctctccttcttcttcttcttctccaagtagtatccggccaccacaagaactccaagagagatgaagtattcggccaccacaagaggaagagagggagaggataatggccggccacaacaccaaggaacaaaagagggagagaaaataatagaggttgtgtctcatgaaggcaccctcaccccttcttttatattccttggcctaggcaaattaggaaatttaattacaataaaatttcctcaatttccttgacatgatttaatttagaaaaataaaataaattttccaaatcaatcttcaatggccggccacatcattggaaaacaaatcggacaagttttaatcaacaattaaaacttcctaatttgtttccggaaatttaaaaaaataaaatttctctttaaaatctcttcatggttgataaaaggaaatttctataattttaattttatcaacatgtgaataatttttaaagaaaaaataaaacatctctccaatctacaaataaggaaagagatctaatctctttctttaatcttttatagatcttttacaagagagatattttaattttaattctctttaaattatatcttccacataataataaaaattaaaattaaaatccctttttaatttaatttggccggccccccctagcttggttcccaagctagcttggccggccccttattggtgggtatagaaggtgggtataggtgggtatagaactctataaataagaggctacgatagggaccgagaggaggaattggttttggtctcccgataaaattaagcatcccgtgttcgccccgaacacacaacttaattttatcaatgataattcattccactagagaactatcattgaactaccgcaccaatcccaaattacatttttgggctccttattattatgagtgtgttagtctccctgtgtttaagatatcgaatgtccactaattaagtgagttactgacaactcatttaattaatatctaagtccaagagtagtaccactcaaccttattgtcatgtcggactaagtccacctgcagggtttaacatgacaatctttatgagctcctcttgaggacattatcaacctagtatctctaggacacagtttccttctataatcgacaacacacactataagtgataccatttcccaacttatcgggtttattgattcaacgaactaaatctcacccattgataaattaaagaaataaatatcaaatatatgtgcttgttattatattaggattaagagcacacacttccataataactgaggtctttgttcctttataaagtcagtataaaagaaacgacctcaaatggtcctactcaatacactctgagtgtactagtgtaatttatatagtcaagataaactaatacctaattacactacgaccttctaatggtttgttcctttttcattttgatcgtgagctactgtttataatttataaggtactgataacatcatcttctgtatgtgacaccacatactatgttatctacaatataaattaaatgaacaactacaaacaaatgtagacaattagaccaaatgtgattctttattcataataaatatttacaaagcttaggctttcagtatacactccaacaatctcccacttatactaatgactaagctgccatatcttctaccatacatttgattcccattccctccacatgccgatcgaaagctttcgccggaagggccttagtgaaaggatctgccaggttatccgctgatgcaatcttggcgatgacaacttctcctcgcttcacaatatctcgtatcaggtggtacttgcgctctatatgtttacttgccttatgagctcgtggttccttcgagtttgtaactgcaccactattatcacaataaattgtgatgattttggcaaacagaatcacatctaagtccattagaaagttccgagccatactgcttcctcagaggctgctacatattcgcttccatggttgagtccaaaacgctgtttaacactcctccatgaaatggctccacctcctaaagtaaacacatagcgatGTAGACTTCtcgttatccctatcgattggaaatatGAATCGTGTAACCCACGAGCGggcgcttggtaaactagcatataatctctagtccttctcgtgtactttaatatatgcttctcagcagtccaatgtccagggttactcgatatctgccgaccatgcccacggcaaaatatcggtctcgtacataacattgcatacattaggcttcctaagcataaggaaccgctttcatgtcctctatatcttttgatgtctttggagacatctctttagatagagctactccatgtctaaaggtaagaaacctttcttggaatcctgcatgctaaaacgagcaaggattgtatctatatatgaagcttgggatagacacaacattcttttcttacgatcccttataactttgatcccaagaatgtgtgcacattctcctaagtccttcatatcaaattgtttggacaaccatacccttacgtccgataataccttgacattgttgccaattaacaaaatatcatctacgtagagtacaagaaataccaccacgtttccgttacacttcttatatacacaagactcatccggactttgaataaatccatatgactggattacttcattaaaccggatgttccaagaccttgaagcttgcttgatccataaatggaccgattgagcttgcacactagatgctctttgccttttcaatgaacccttcgttgcttcatatggatgttctcttcaagacttccattaaggaaagctatcttgacatccatttgccaaatctcaaaatccatatgagcaatggataagagtatccggatagacttaagcatggctcggtgaaaaggtctcctcataatcgattccctcttttgagtgtacccttttgcaacaagcctagctttgaaggtttctaccttccgtcatccctcttttccttttgtagatccacttgcatccaacggcttttacaccatcggtggttctacaagctcccaaaccttattagagtacatggactctatttgagaattcattgccttttgccaagatctgcatctatatcttggagtgcttcgtcatatgacctgggatcagttcatgtttaccgggatcaagtccgaagactctcccaaaacatgaatcttccaggccttacaaccctcccactctgacgaggcactcgtgcgtggttgtgtatcatgtgtgacacgtgttgcggtctcttgtggtacttcatcttgtcctaatgaagtagacatgtcctctctaagttcttctaaaacaactttactcttgggcttgtgatccattatatagtcttctaaaaagcgggcattggtgctaacaataaccttacggtctttaggactataaaataaaccacatttcgttcctttgggatatcctacaaacacgcgaacttctgtacgagattctaacttatcaagatctggtttcagaagacatgtgctggactaccccaaatcaatatgtcttagacgggttttcgcccattccacaattctatgggagtagaagaaactgatttagaaggtactaagttcggaatacTGTTGtttcgagcatatccccaaaataaaagtaattcaataactcatcatcgatctaaccatctccataagagtcctattccttcgctcgctacaccattcaTTGGGGTGttcggtgcagacaattgggattgaatccaccttcgataagtaattcctaaactctctaagaggtattcgccaccacgatcagatcgtagtgtcttgatactttacctaatcgtttctccacatcagccttgtattctttgaacttgtcaaagcactagGACtttcggcgcattaggtaaatgtatccatatcttgaataatcgtctatgaaagagacaaaatattcaaaacctcctcttgcctggacagacataggaccacacaaatcggagtgaaccaactctaacacttctttggctctataccccttggccttgaacggcctcttggtcattttaccttctaagcaagattcacaagttggaaaattttccaactctaatgaactcaaagtccatcggctataagcctcgaatcctacttaaattaatatgaccaagtcttagatgccaaagatatgcttggttcattttcgaaggttcttttctcttattagaattagaagatgagttataaatttccatgttttgctttgtggaagaaattggatttaaaatatacaaattgccaactaatgcaccgtaacagataatcactttatttcttttaataactacatcgttcgaAAGAAacgaatatccatctataaacagtttagaaactgaaattaaattctttctaaaactgggtacataaagacaatttcttaaaaccaaatttctatttctactaaaagacaagtaggcgtctcccactgcacagttgccaccttagtagcattgcccatgtagacggtaatctctccttcagtcgtcgggtttcctggaacccccgcaaggaattgcagacatgatcgatggctccgtatctacacaccaggtgctgtagataacaccgctaaacatgtttcaacaacgagcatgagatatacctttgttttggttcctacgaggacagcctgCCTTCCGACTGCtcgcaaatgaagcacttgcccttcgacttcttcactccaactttaaatcccgtactgagatttattcactttctttcttgagccgacttgtttcttcttcttctttcctttcggtttagaagtagaaccattttcaacaaagtgaatttgagaattgtgacgaaatacttctgcttgaagttctgtcagtagtttccctaatgaataaatccttttattcatattatagttcagctgctcaaaacttctaggtagcgtttggaggatcatatcgatccgggtttcccatcaatttctcctccaaggatccagtatctcgttcggataagccatcatctttaggatatgatcccttacagagtactctcttgcatggtggccatcattatctttctcatagcttcttgtctagaagccctatccgatgacaaagagctccttgagattgttcataatatcataatcgttggttaaatcttgatgttgcaatacatttgacattgaagccaaaatgtaacaccgcgccatctcatccgcttacccatctcttatgatattcaatctcctcttgggtagattcaccagtgggtgcatcaggacaaggttcagtcagtacaaatttatagctttcagcagtcagaacaatgtccaggttccttttccaatctatgtaattaggtccagtaagtctattttgttgaagtatgatggacagtgggttgaaagtcatcctaagaatcacaaataacttttggtcagaactctaaatttagaataatattgattcctcaaacaatactattttaaattaaccaacacctcatcacaccgtgaattttgtatgccacgttagtgtggacgtatacaaattcaacatttgtaaaaggagggttttaacccattaattttattgtcttgtcaacctaactttttaacaaataaaattaatagttggtattatttggtcacacaaataataatagtgactccgttggggaggatactattagatgtgtctaagtgcataccattacttgacactaagtccattaataagattatgccccttccgttggggaagatcacacgctcttaattaatttcctatagtcatccaaaaatgaaagtctgttctagtgatccacaaacaagctcatccgttatggaggaagacactcagagccaacgcgcaagcttgtttgcatcacttacaaaccagtaatggagaccatgagatttatttaaaaatccctctcccacttagttatttataaatgaggaattttaactatgctagcctactaaacttgtaaactaacatgcacacacagcacaatataaaagcaataaatagaaaatttaattttcaactattatggcttttatctcttaattgtcctccgtgtgttgtcatcccaagctgctgccatatttggccaccgcctccgggtctagctgtcgcatccatcttgctcctagttccgctgcgcctctggtccttagaaggttccacgctttgcaagattcgattcgcgacataaatagaattttacatttttgatcctatattccataaaaggaatgtacatgtatctagatcaaaaataaaattctaataaaactaaatacagctcctgctgtattttaatacaatcatgcacacacatataatttgcccttgacatgtccaagggtccaatcacacacataattaactaaaagccataatagttggatcctgcatccacaaagttagcacatcctactattatcctgcctaaattatgtatgacatgtgcataattaaact contains:
- the LOC121995259 gene encoding uncharacterized protein LOC121995259, which produces MAANQMHIRVMNGQEIDLVSALPASDFHQSLHAHKPVSRKQNSAITEGLGTVQRRDTRQSYSRYPQQVGQLNHQHNSTQTVQRKNRFLPSKKQETAGNRAGVKMCSNEIGMEDRKEVQSFFLRHKLAVMGVLETKLTEQAFQRMKTRMFQNLEMQHYIKEGSSRSRVLVIWDPHQVTFGITKFDEQYLHGHVTSAVTQKTFQITFVYGLLSISKRRRLWEGLDVLGESMTTPCILLGDFNSPISVEDKEGGMPVTAYQISDFQDCVLHNGLEDLPQVGCKYTWSNMEVSCKLDRSMVNKIWLEQDMRGLADYLPPGYISDHTPCVVTIMAAIEQPKKPFKFFNMWTTHEDYNKVMEEQWASIGLGTLQGTTQYRFKVKLQHLKATFRQFNRLHFQHIKERSLRAQEELQRMQENGYTTGIFEIGYQQVRKRADQLSRADFLYCKQKAKCKYFREVDRNTTYFHALVKRTNRRREIMVIEKRNGDIITSFEEIANEFVDTFQGLLGTSLQRTPLTTECISYGRTLNLEQQDSLIRMPTEEEIKKALFSIGDQKALGPDGYGSKFLKHSWDLLKGELVAAIMEFFRHGKLLKQLADVVEHIFHPAQAAFVKGRNITDNIHLAQELMRNYTSKRISPRSIMKVDLQKAFDTVHWDFLLEALAGLQFPSTYIAWIRECITTTSFSVSINGGMHGYFRGARGLRQGDPLSPYLFGICMEYLARMLS